One stretch of Methyloversatilis sp. RAC08 DNA includes these proteins:
- a CDS encoding class I SAM-dependent rRNA methyltransferase, giving the protein MTATLILAPGRERSVLRRHPWIFAGAVDRIDGRARPGDTVVVQASNGRALGRAALSPESQIRARMWTFVDESIDDAFFRRTVARAVEQRRDLPELAPEFEASGGVRLLHGESDGLPGVVADRYSDVIVLQITSAGGEKWRDAIADALTRVTGIARIYERSDPDVRALEGLVARTGWLTGAAGSEGEAPRPLIAERAASGRVNIEVDVAGGHKTGFYLDQRDSRRLCGELAQGRRVLNCFCYTGGFSLHALAGGATEVLSIDSSGPALDLARANLAHNPGLEAARATWLEADVFQHLRTLRAEGRKFDLVVLDPPKFAPSASHAKSAARAYKDINLLGLRLLAPGGLLMTYSCSAGIDPAMFQGIVADAAADAGIGARVLRRLSAGVDHPVGLAFPEGEYLKGLLIRVA; this is encoded by the coding sequence GTGACCGCCACCCTGATCCTCGCGCCGGGCCGGGAACGCTCGGTGCTGCGGCGCCATCCGTGGATATTCGCCGGTGCGGTCGATCGCATCGACGGTCGCGCCCGGCCGGGCGATACCGTCGTGGTGCAGGCCAGCAACGGCCGTGCGCTGGGGCGTGCAGCGCTGTCGCCCGAGTCCCAGATACGCGCCCGCATGTGGACCTTCGTCGATGAAAGCATCGACGACGCCTTCTTCCGCCGCACCGTTGCGCGCGCAGTCGAACAGCGGCGCGATCTGCCGGAACTGGCGCCCGAATTCGAGGCGTCTGGCGGCGTGCGGCTGCTGCACGGCGAATCCGACGGCCTGCCCGGCGTGGTGGCCGACCGCTACAGCGATGTGATCGTGCTGCAGATCACCAGCGCCGGTGGCGAGAAGTGGCGCGATGCCATCGCCGACGCGCTGACCCGGGTCACCGGCATTGCCCGCATTTACGAACGGTCCGACCCGGACGTACGCGCGCTCGAAGGTCTGGTCGCGCGCACCGGCTGGCTGACCGGCGCCGCAGGGAGCGAGGGCGAGGCACCGCGCCCACTCATTGCCGAGCGCGCCGCGAGCGGCCGCGTCAATATAGAAGTGGACGTGGCCGGCGGCCACAAGACCGGTTTCTACCTCGACCAGCGCGATAGCCGTCGGCTGTGCGGCGAACTGGCGCAGGGGCGGCGGGTGCTGAACTGCTTCTGCTACACCGGCGGCTTTTCGCTGCACGCGCTGGCGGGCGGGGCGACCGAGGTGCTGTCGATCGATTCGTCCGGTCCGGCGCTTGATCTGGCACGCGCCAATCTGGCGCACAACCCGGGCCTGGAAGCCGCCCGCGCGACCTGGCTCGAAGCGGATGTGTTCCAGCACCTGCGCACGCTGCGCGCAGAAGGCCGCAAATTCGATCTGGTCGTGCTCGACCCGCCGAAGTTCGCGCCGTCGGCGTCGCATGCGAAGTCGGCCGCGCGTGCCTACAAGGACATCAACCTGCTCGGATTGCGCCTGCTGGCGCCGGGCGGCCTGCTGATGACCTATTCGTGTTCGGCCGGCATCGACCCGGCGATGTTCCAGGGTATCGTCGCCGATGCGGCGGCCGATGCCGGCATCGGCGCACGCGTTTTGCGCCGGCTTTCGGCCGGGGTCGATCACCCGGTCGGGCTGGCTTTTCCGGAAGGCGAGTACCTGAAAGGGCTGCTCATCCGCGTGGCGTGA
- a CDS encoding lysophospholipid acyltransferase family protein has translation MSAVAHTPASRLAGAVFGLLSRCSLRVLQRAGAFAGRRMHAWSGKFRREFDANLKRAVPDADAALIDAAAASAGRVVFELPWVWMRPREEVLARVTAVTGWENVEALHAKGRGVVLLTPHMGAFEVAAQLIGSRLPITVLYREPRQAWLGPLMARGRDGGGVSLAAADGGGVRRLLRTLRDGGLVGILPDQVPANGEGVWADFFGRPAYTMTLAARLTEHAEGPLMVFAERLPDGQGFHLHFLPPEVPVTGDTRARVEAINRSVEALVRRYPDQYIWGYKRYKCPPGVQRPAL, from the coding sequence ATGTCTGCAGTTGCTCACACCCCGGCAAGCCGGCTCGCCGGCGCTGTCTTCGGCCTGTTGTCGCGCTGTTCGCTGCGCGTCCTGCAGCGGGCAGGTGCGTTCGCCGGGCGTCGGATGCACGCGTGGTCGGGCAAGTTCCGCCGCGAGTTCGATGCCAACCTGAAGCGCGCAGTGCCCGATGCCGATGCCGCACTGATCGATGCTGCAGCCGCAAGCGCCGGGCGCGTCGTGTTCGAGTTGCCGTGGGTGTGGATGCGGCCGCGCGAGGAGGTGCTGGCGCGGGTGACAGCCGTCACCGGCTGGGAAAATGTCGAGGCGCTGCACGCGAAAGGACGCGGCGTGGTGCTGCTGACGCCGCACATGGGCGCTTTCGAGGTGGCGGCGCAACTGATCGGCTCGCGCCTGCCGATCACCGTGCTTTATCGCGAGCCACGCCAGGCCTGGCTGGGCCCGCTGATGGCACGCGGGCGAGACGGCGGTGGCGTGTCGCTGGCCGCGGCCGACGGCGGCGGCGTTCGCCGGCTGCTGCGTACGCTGCGTGACGGCGGACTGGTCGGCATCCTGCCCGATCAGGTGCCGGCCAATGGCGAAGGTGTGTGGGCGGATTTCTTCGGCCGTCCGGCCTACACGATGACGCTGGCGGCGCGCCTGACCGAACATGCCGAAGGCCCGCTGATGGTGTTCGCCGAGCGATTGCCGGACGGGCAGGGCTTCCACCTGCACTTCCTGCCGCCCGAGGTGCCGGTCACCGGCGACACGCGGGCGCGCGTCGAGGCGATCAACCGCAGCGTCGAGGCGCTGGTGCGCCGCTATCCCGACCAGTACATCTGGGGTTACAAGCGCTACAAGTGCCCGCCCGGCGTGCAGCGGCCCGCGCTGTAG
- the dapF gene encoding diaminopimelate epimerase → MKLRFSKMHGLGNDFVVIDAIRQQVDLTPARVRFLADRHFGVGCDQLLLVERAQQPGVDFRYRIFNADGGEVEQCGNGARCFVRFVLDQGLTDKRQIRVETMSGVITLTAEDDGEITVNMGVPVFEPARIPFDSASDAFVQPLDVAGTAVPITAVSMGNPHAVQVVADVDAAPVAQQGPLIESHARFPARVNAGFVQVVDAHHIRLRVYERGAGETLACGTGACAAVVAGVVRNLLESPVRVTTRGGELNIRWAGEGEPVYMTGPAVTVFEADIHLE, encoded by the coding sequence ATGAAGCTGCGTTTTTCCAAGATGCACGGCCTCGGCAACGATTTCGTCGTGATCGATGCCATCCGCCAGCAGGTCGACCTGACGCCCGCGCGCGTGCGCTTTCTGGCCGATCGCCACTTCGGTGTCGGCTGCGACCAGTTGCTGCTGGTCGAGCGCGCACAGCAACCGGGCGTCGATTTCCGCTACCGCATCTTCAATGCCGACGGCGGCGAGGTCGAACAGTGCGGCAATGGCGCGCGTTGCTTCGTGCGCTTCGTGCTCGATCAGGGACTGACCGACAAGCGGCAGATCCGCGTCGAAACGATGTCCGGCGTCATCACGCTGACCGCGGAAGACGACGGTGAAATCACCGTAAACATGGGGGTGCCGGTGTTCGAACCGGCGCGCATCCCGTTCGATTCCGCCTCCGATGCCTTCGTGCAGCCGCTCGACGTGGCGGGTACGGCGGTGCCGATCACTGCCGTGTCGATGGGCAACCCGCATGCGGTGCAGGTGGTGGCCGACGTCGATGCCGCGCCAGTCGCGCAGCAGGGGCCGCTGATCGAATCGCACGCGCGCTTTCCGGCGCGCGTGAACGCCGGTTTCGTGCAGGTGGTCGATGCGCATCACATCCGGTTGCGCGTGTACGAGCGCGGTGCCGGCGAAACGCTGGCTTGCGGCACCGGTGCCTGCGCCGCCGTGGTGGCCGGCGTGGTCAGGAATCTGCTCGAAAGCCCGGTGCGCGTGACGACGCGCGGCGGCGAACTGAACATACGCTGGGCTGGCGAAGGTGAGCCGGTCTACATGACCGGCCCGGCCGTGACCGTTTTTGAAGCAGACATTCATCTGGAGTGA
- a CDS encoding DUF484 family protein: protein MRADDIARYLQDHPQFFEDYHDLLAQLYVPHPHGGRTISITERQILTLREKAKALELKLTELLRFGEDNDLISTRVHALSVALLTAGSFDALMNVLREQLAEAFAVPQLALRLWNSVLTRDSDVFAPVEERIRVFANDAKHPYCGPVNDLGVVAWFGDAAPSVQSIALIPLRRESRIVGLLALGSDDPARFVSDMGTLYLERIGELLGASLIRELG from the coding sequence ATGAGAGCCGACGACATCGCGCGTTACCTGCAGGACCACCCGCAGTTCTTCGAGGATTACCACGACCTGCTGGCGCAGTTGTACGTCCCGCATCCGCATGGCGGCCGCACCATTTCGATCACCGAGCGGCAGATCCTGACGCTGCGCGAAAAGGCCAAGGCGCTGGAACTGAAGTTGACCGAACTGCTGCGTTTCGGCGAGGACAACGACCTGATCTCGACCCGCGTGCATGCGCTGTCGGTCGCGCTGCTGACCGCCGGCAGCTTCGACGCGCTGATGAACGTGCTGCGCGAACAGCTGGCCGAGGCCTTCGCCGTGCCGCAGCTGGCACTGCGCCTGTGGAACAGCGTGCTGACGCGCGACAGTGACGTGTTCGCGCCGGTCGAGGAGCGCATCCGCGTGTTCGCCAACGATGCGAAGCACCCCTATTGCGGCCCGGTGAACGATCTCGGCGTGGTGGCCTGGTTCGGCGACGCAGCGCCGTCGGTGCAGTCGATTGCGCTGATCCCGCTGCGCCGCGAATCCCGCATCGTCGGTCTGCTGGCACTCGGCTCCGATGACCCGGCGCGCTTCGTGTCCGACATGGGCACGCTCTATCTCGAACGCATCGGCGAGTTGCTCGGCGCGTCGCTGATCCGCGAGTTGGGCTGA
- a CDS encoding disulfide bond formation protein B: MTPIARTRLLFLLSYLCFGLVAYALYLQHVERLAPCPLCILQRYAFAGAGLFLLLSALFGGALSRSGLWLTALVAGSGAAIAARHVYVLYNPSVSCGLDPVEDFVNSLPPAQWLPQLFFADGACGAKLPPIFGLDIPEWSLAWLVALTLIAVLLSWRRH; the protein is encoded by the coding sequence ATGACCCCGATCGCCCGTACCCGCCTGCTGTTCTTGCTGTCCTACCTCTGTTTCGGCCTCGTCGCCTATGCGCTCTACCTGCAGCATGTCGAACGACTGGCGCCGTGCCCGCTGTGCATCCTGCAGCGCTACGCCTTCGCCGGAGCCGGCCTGTTCCTGTTGCTGAGCGCATTGTTCGGCGGTGCGCTGTCGCGCAGCGGGCTGTGGCTGACGGCGCTGGTCGCCGGCTCGGGTGCGGCGATTGCCGCTCGCCACGTCTATGTGCTGTACAACCCTTCGGTCAGCTGCGGCCTCGATCCGGTCGAGGACTTCGTCAACAGCCTGCCGCCCGCACAGTGGCTGCCCCAGCTGTTCTTCGCCGACGGCGCCTGCGGTGCCAAACTGCCGCCGATCTTCGGGCTCGACATTCCGGAGTGGTCGCTCGCCTGGCTGGTGGCCCTGACGCTGATCGCCGTGCTGCTTTCGTGGCGCCGGCACTGA
- a CDS encoding TonB-dependent receptor: MAAPVAAQTIKDLPTVVVTGNPLGSDLSDLVSPVSVMDGNDLTLRGASTLGETVGTLPGVSSTWFGPNSSRPVIRGLDGDRVRILSNGGATVDASSLSFDHAVTTDPLVIERVEVVRGPAALMYGGNAVGGVVNTLDNRIPQGALSGASGRLDGIVGGADSTRAVAGRAEYGANGFNLHVDGFSRRTSDLRIPRSSGASRLRNSAAESEGGGIGFSLAGDKGYVGASYGQYDTLYGTVAEPSITIDMRSERWDLAGEARDLGGFITGLKFRAGHTDYKHVELDDGAPETRFFNKGTDFRVEASHAPIGAFRGVFGVQLDSSDFSALGAEAFVPSTSTDTRALFVFEETKVGDLKLTFGGRLERVKVGTDGGGPDDANNPGTPRFDPSQERRFTARSAAFGAIYPLNDMFSVASQLAHTERAPTFYELFANGPHAATGNYELGNTTLDTEKSNSIDLQLRVKRGDHSGSVGVFHSRFNNYIALSGSGRNREEDGLIDPAGELPEFTYNAVPAKFTGVEAQAHLLLCRCAGELHLDLQADMVRASNRDTGEPLPRIAPMRALAALNWHRDRLQLRLEAQGVRRQDRVDDGGTPTAGYTLVNAFASYGFSAGGMGWEAWLRGNNLFDTEARNHVSFLKTIAPLPGRSVMAGLRMNF, translated from the coding sequence ATGGCCGCGCCGGTCGCGGCGCAAACCATCAAGGATCTGCCCACCGTCGTCGTGACCGGCAATCCGCTCGGCAGCGACCTGTCCGATCTGGTCAGCCCGGTATCGGTGATGGACGGCAACGATCTGACGCTGCGCGGCGCCAGTACGCTGGGCGAAACCGTGGGCACGCTGCCCGGCGTCAGCAGCACCTGGTTCGGCCCGAATTCGAGCCGTCCGGTCATCCGCGGCCTCGACGGCGACCGCGTGCGCATCCTGAGCAACGGCGGCGCGACAGTCGATGCGTCGTCACTGTCGTTCGACCACGCGGTGACGACCGATCCGCTGGTGATCGAACGGGTCGAGGTGGTGCGCGGCCCGGCGGCGCTGATGTATGGCGGGAATGCGGTCGGCGGCGTGGTCAACACGCTGGACAACCGCATTCCGCAGGGCGCGCTGTCCGGTGCCAGTGGCCGCCTTGACGGAATTGTCGGCGGCGCCGACTCGACGCGGGCGGTCGCAGGTCGGGCCGAATACGGCGCCAATGGATTCAATCTGCATGTGGATGGCTTCAGCCGCCGCACCAGCGACCTGCGCATTCCGCGCAGCAGCGGCGCATCGCGGCTGCGCAATTCGGCAGCCGAAAGCGAGGGCGGAGGCATCGGCTTTTCGCTGGCCGGCGACAAGGGTTATGTCGGCGCGTCCTACGGTCAGTACGACACGCTGTATGGCACGGTCGCCGAGCCGTCGATCACCATCGACATGCGCAGCGAACGCTGGGATCTGGCCGGCGAGGCGCGCGATCTGGGCGGTTTCATCACCGGCCTTAAATTCCGCGCCGGTCACACCGACTACAAGCACGTCGAACTGGATGACGGCGCGCCAGAGACGCGTTTCTTCAACAAGGGGACTGATTTCCGGGTCGAAGCCAGTCACGCGCCGATCGGTGCCTTCCGCGGCGTATTCGGCGTGCAGCTGGACAGCAGCGACTTTTCGGCGCTCGGCGCGGAGGCCTTCGTGCCCTCGACCAGCACCGATACGCGCGCACTGTTCGTGTTCGAGGAAACGAAGGTCGGCGACCTCAAGCTCACCTTCGGGGGGCGTCTCGAACGCGTGAAGGTGGGTACCGATGGCGGCGGGCCGGATGACGCGAACAATCCCGGTACGCCGCGCTTCGACCCCTCGCAGGAGCGGCGCTTCACCGCGCGCAGCGCGGCCTTCGGTGCCATCTATCCGTTGAACGACATGTTTTCGGTGGCCAGCCAGCTGGCCCACACGGAGCGCGCACCGACCTTTTACGAGTTGTTTGCCAATGGCCCGCATGCCGCCACCGGCAATTACGAACTGGGCAACACCACGCTCGATACCGAAAAATCGAACTCGATCGACCTGCAGCTTCGGGTCAAACGCGGTGATCACAGCGGCAGCGTCGGCGTATTCCACAGCCGCTTCAACAACTACATCGCGCTGTCGGGTAGCGGTCGCAACCGCGAAGAAGACGGTCTGATCGACCCGGCAGGTGAATTGCCTGAATTCACCTACAACGCGGTGCCGGCCAAATTCACCGGTGTCGAGGCGCAGGCGCACCTGCTGCTGTGCCGCTGCGCCGGCGAACTGCACCTCGACCTGCAGGCCGACATGGTGCGTGCCAGCAACCGCGACACCGGTGAGCCGCTGCCGCGCATTGCGCCGATGCGTGCGCTGGCCGCGCTGAACTGGCATCGCGACCGGCTGCAGTTGCGGCTCGAGGCGCAGGGCGTGCGCCGGCAGGACAGGGTTGACGATGGTGGTACACCGACCGCCGGCTATACGCTGGTCAATGCATTTGCCAGCTACGGCTTCTCCGCGGGTGGCATGGGATGGGAAGCCTGGCTGCGCGGCAACAACCTGTTCGATACCGAAGCGCGCAATCACGTGTCCTTCCTGAAGACCATTGCGCCGCTGCCCGGACGCAGCGTGATGGCGGGTCTGCGGATGAATTTCTGA
- the dksA gene encoding RNA polymerase-binding protein DksA translates to MATKNAGKADKPLTEADMLKMPEKDYMNEAQLAFFRGLLARMRDDILRKADETVEHMREVDNVSDPADRATVEEEHTLELRARDRERKLLKKIEQAIDRIDAGEYGYCDETGEPIGIGRLLARPTATLTIEAQERRERLQKLYGD, encoded by the coding sequence ATGGCCACCAAGAACGCCGGCAAGGCAGACAAGCCGCTGACCGAAGCCGACATGCTGAAAATGCCGGAAAAGGACTACATGAACGAGGCGCAGCTCGCGTTTTTCCGCGGCCTGCTCGCGCGCATGCGTGACGACATCCTGCGCAAGGCCGATGAAACGGTCGAGCACATGCGGGAAGTCGATAACGTGTCCGACCCGGCCGACCGCGCGACGGTCGAAGAGGAACACACGCTGGAACTGCGCGCCCGCGACCGTGAGCGAAAGCTGCTGAAGAAGATCGAACAGGCGATCGACCGCATCGACGCAGGCGAGTATGGCTATTGCGACGAAACAGGCGAGCCGATCGGCATCGGACGCCTGCTGGCACGCCCGACGGCAACGCTGACCATCGAAGCGCAGGAACGGCGCGAGCGGCTGCAGAAGCTCTACGGCGACTGA
- a CDS encoding CoA-binding protein, with product MFENPSPQAIGALLRRARTVAVVGLSPNENRPSHRVARAMQGFGWRIVPVRPAVSEVLGEPAYASLDDIPEALRREIDLVDVFLASERVGPVVDRAIALGLPAIWLQDGVIDEVAAQRAREAGLTVVMNRCVWRDWVPLATE from the coding sequence ATGTTCGAAAATCCTTCGCCGCAGGCCATCGGCGCGCTGTTGCGGCGCGCGCGCACCGTGGCCGTCGTCGGCCTGTCCCCGAATGAAAACCGCCCGAGTCATCGCGTCGCGCGCGCCATGCAGGGCTTCGGCTGGCGCATCGTGCCGGTGCGCCCGGCCGTGTCCGAAGTGCTCGGCGAGCCCGCCTACGCCTCGCTCGATGACATTCCCGAAGCACTGCGGCGTGAAATCGATCTGGTTGATGTCTTTCTGGCATCGGAACGCGTCGGCCCGGTGGTCGATCGCGCCATCGCGCTCGGTCTGCCGGCCATCTGGCTGCAGGACGGCGTGATCGACGAAGTCGCCGCCCAGCGTGCCAGGGAGGCCGGGCTCACCGTGGTGATGAATCGCTGCGTGTGGCGCGACTGGGTGCCGCTGGCAACTGAATGA
- a CDS encoding STAS domain-containing protein, which translates to MAFSFFKKSPAPQVETRKPVQPARGGTASRPPQSAPPQSAPPSGPLSVSPSGGLISLDFISRDPLEGARRMGKGELEVQDVSSGLHPVVEEAAMLFANGEDEAALNALERATFDDLGSSAEQVWAMLFDLCHALGRCDAFEAHALAYAERFERSAPTWPASPSRGAANGPPTLTLSGKLCEASRAMIDQFDRLACKTPLLRLDTARVQDVDEDGAKMLTEALVKIRRSGHRVAMINAAHLRDLLAPRVVPGTAAQPEQWLLYLEALQQLGDEAAFEEFAIQYAVTFEQSPPSWDARWVSATLLPSTPEPVKPVGKPAVALQGEITGARQDAFAVLTAGDHPPGVLKVECCDLKRMDFISAGLLFNVITAVQATGRQPRFVEVRPMIAALFVLIGVAAVAEIQQRHF; encoded by the coding sequence GTGGCCTTTTCATTCTTCAAGAAATCACCTGCGCCGCAGGTCGAGACGCGCAAACCCGTGCAGCCCGCCCGCGGCGGCACGGCGTCGCGTCCGCCTCAGAGTGCGCCGCCCCAGAGCGCCCCACCCAGCGGGCCGCTCAGCGTCTCGCCATCGGGCGGGCTGATTTCACTCGACTTCATCTCGCGCGATCCGCTCGAGGGCGCGCGCCGCATGGGCAAGGGCGAGCTGGAAGTGCAGGACGTTTCCAGCGGACTGCACCCGGTAGTCGAAGAAGCGGCGATGCTGTTTGCCAACGGTGAGGATGAAGCCGCGCTGAATGCGCTCGAGCGCGCCACCTTCGACGATCTGGGCAGTTCCGCCGAGCAGGTGTGGGCGATGCTGTTCGACCTGTGCCACGCGCTCGGCCGCTGCGACGCCTTCGAGGCGCACGCGCTGGCCTACGCCGAACGTTTCGAGCGCTCGGCGCCGACCTGGCCAGCCAGCCCGTCCAGAGGCGCGGCGAACGGCCCGCCGACGCTGACGCTGTCGGGGAAGCTGTGCGAAGCCAGCCGCGCGATGATCGACCAGTTCGACCGCCTCGCCTGCAAGACCCCGCTGCTCAGGCTGGATACCGCACGCGTGCAGGACGTGGACGAGGACGGCGCGAAAATGTTGACCGAGGCGTTGGTGAAAATCAGGCGCAGCGGCCACCGGGTGGCGATGATCAACGCCGCGCACCTGCGCGATCTGCTGGCACCGCGCGTCGTTCCGGGCACGGCAGCGCAGCCGGAACAATGGCTGCTCTATCTGGAAGCGCTGCAGCAGCTGGGCGACGAAGCAGCCTTCGAGGAATTTGCCATCCAGTACGCAGTGACCTTCGAACAGTCGCCGCCATCATGGGATGCGCGCTGGGTGTCGGCCACGCTGCTGCCGTCGACGCCTGAACCGGTCAAGCCGGTCGGCAAGCCGGCGGTGGCATTGCAGGGCGAAATCACCGGCGCCAGGCAGGACGCCTTTGCCGTACTGACGGCCGGCGATCATCCGCCGGGTGTGCTTAAGGTCGAATGCTGCGATCTGAAGCGCATGGATTTCATCAGTGCCGGTCTGCTGTTCAACGTGATCACGGCCGTACAGGCCACTGGTCGCCAACCGAGATTCGTCGAGGTGCGCCCGATGATTGCAGCGCTGTTCGTGCTGATCGGCGTGGCTGCCGTGGCAGAAATCCAGCAGCGGCATTTCTGA
- the hslU gene encoding ATP-dependent protease ATPase subunit HslU, whose protein sequence is MTPSEIVSELDKHIVGQTRAKRAVAVALRNRWRRAQVAEPLRTEITPKNILMIGPTGVGKTEIARRLARLANAPFIKVEATKFTEVGYVGRDVDSIIRDLMEIAIKDLRERAMKASRTRAEDAAEDRILDVLLPPARPTGFGTDAPPAEESGTRQKFRKKLREGELDDKEIDIEVAQSAQSMEILTPPGMEELSGQLQSMFQNMGNPRRSRRRMTIAEAMRVLTDEEAALLVNEDEVKQQARVAVEQHGIVFLDEIDKIATRSEHGGADVSRQGVQRDLLPLVEGTTISTKYGMVKTDHILFIASGAFHLSRPSDLIPEMQGRFPIRVELESLSVDDFERILTATDACLTRQYIALLGTDGVTLDFTADGIRRLAEVAWSVNERTENIGARRLHTVMEKLLEDVSFDAGRHDSALTVDAAYVDVRLGELSQSEDLARYVL, encoded by the coding sequence ATGACGCCATCCGAAATCGTGTCCGAACTGGACAAGCACATCGTCGGGCAGACGCGCGCCAAGCGCGCTGTTGCCGTAGCGCTGCGCAACCGCTGGCGCCGCGCCCAGGTGGCCGAGCCGCTGCGTACCGAAATCACGCCGAAGAACATTCTGATGATCGGGCCGACCGGTGTCGGCAAGACCGAGATCGCGCGCCGGCTGGCCCGACTGGCCAACGCGCCCTTCATCAAGGTCGAGGCGACCAAGTTCACCGAAGTGGGCTATGTCGGGCGCGATGTCGACAGCATCATCCGCGATCTGATGGAAATCGCGATCAAGGACCTGCGCGAGCGCGCGATGAAGGCGTCGCGCACGCGTGCCGAGGACGCCGCGGAAGACCGCATTCTTGACGTGCTGCTGCCGCCGGCCCGCCCGACGGGTTTCGGCACCGACGCCCCACCGGCGGAAGAATCCGGCACGCGACAGAAATTCCGCAAGAAGCTGCGCGAGGGCGAACTGGACGACAAGGAGATCGACATCGAGGTCGCGCAGTCGGCGCAATCGATGGAAATCCTGACGCCGCCCGGCATGGAGGAGTTGTCCGGTCAGCTGCAGTCGATGTTCCAGAACATGGGCAACCCGCGCCGCAGCCGGCGCCGCATGACCATCGCGGAAGCGATGCGCGTGCTGACCGACGAAGAGGCCGCGCTGTTGGTGAACGAGGACGAGGTGAAGCAGCAGGCGCGCGTTGCGGTCGAGCAGCATGGCATCGTGTTCCTCGATGAGATCGACAAGATCGCCACCCGCTCCGAACATGGCGGTGCCGACGTGTCGCGCCAGGGCGTACAGCGCGACCTGCTGCCACTGGTCGAAGGCACAACCATCAGCACCAAGTACGGCATGGTGAAGACGGATCACATTCTGTTCATCGCCAGCGGCGCTTTCCACCTGTCGCGCCCGAGCGACCTGATTCCGGAAATGCAGGGCCGCTTCCCGATCCGGGTCGAACTCGAATCCTTGTCGGTTGACGATTTCGAACGCATCCTGACCGCCACCGACGCCTGCCTGACGCGCCAGTACATTGCACTGCTGGGCACCGATGGCGTCACGCTGGATTTCACCGCCGACGGTATCCGCCGGCTCGCCGAAGTCGCCTGGTCGGTGAACGAGCGCACCGAGAACATCGGCGCGCGCCGCCTGCACACGGTGATGGAAAAGCTGCTGGAAGACGTGTCCTTCGACGCCGGCCGACACGACAGCGCACTGACTGTGGATGCCGCCTATGTCGACGTCCGTCTGGGCGAACTGTCGCAGAGCGAAGACCTTGCCCGCTATGTACTTTGA
- the hslV gene encoding ATP-dependent protease subunit HslV yields MEQFHGTTILSVRRPGQVALGGDGQVTLGNIVVKSTARKVRRLYQGRILAGFAGGTADAFTLFERFETKLEKHQGHLLRSAVELAKDWRTDRMLRRLEAMLAVADRESSLIITGNGDVLEPEGGIVAIGSGGAYAQAAARALIENTELSASDVISKSLGIAGDLCIYTNQSHTIEVIEW; encoded by the coding sequence ATGGAACAGTTTCACGGCACGACCATCCTTTCGGTGCGCCGTCCGGGCCAAGTTGCGCTCGGCGGCGACGGCCAGGTCACGCTCGGCAACATCGTCGTCAAGTCCACGGCACGCAAGGTGCGTCGTCTTTATCAGGGCCGCATCCTGGCCGGTTTCGCCGGCGGTACGGCCGACGCCTTCACGCTGTTCGAGCGTTTCGAAACCAAGCTGGAGAAGCATCAGGGGCATTTGCTGCGCAGCGCGGTCGAACTGGCCAAGGACTGGCGCACCGATCGCATGCTGCGCCGGCTCGAAGCCATGCTCGCCGTGGCCGATCGCGAATCGTCGCTGATCATCACCGGAAACGGCGATGTGCTTGAACCGGAAGGCGGCATCGTTGCCATAGGGTCGGGCGGTGCATACGCCCAGGCTGCCGCCCGCGCACTGATCGAAAACACCGAACTGTCCGCCAGCGACGTGATTTCGAAATCGCTCGGTATCGCCGGTGACCTGTGCATCTACACCAATCAGAGCCACACCATCGAAGTGATCGAATGGTGA